Proteins from a genomic interval of Clostridium scatologenes:
- a CDS encoding amino acid ABC transporter permease, whose translation MDLSFLKVLMPMLLDGLKITLEVSMFGIFFGFLIGCLSGFALQCKNKIAKVIANIYLWIIRGTPLIVQALYVYFVIPKITGHDIQSNAAGIIVISLNSGAFIAEIVRGSLEGIDLGQKEAGVSLGLTPFQTLWHVVIPPAFKSMLPALFNQFIITVKDTAILSVIVVNEITKQIQNYAAVTFDTIQAYSAGAVFYLVIISILIIIQKQIERRVKA comes from the coding sequence ATGGATTTAAGTTTTTTAAAAGTTCTTATGCCTATGCTTTTGGATGGACTAAAAATAACATTAGAAGTTTCAATGTTCGGAATCTTTTTTGGATTTTTAATAGGATGTTTATCTGGCTTTGCACTTCAATGCAAAAATAAAATTGCAAAGGTTATTGCCAATATCTATTTGTGGATTATTCGTGGAACACCATTAATTGTTCAAGCTTTATATGTATACTTTGTTATACCAAAAATTACTGGACATGATATTCAGAGCAATGCTGCAGGAATTATAGTAATATCTTTAAATTCAGGTGCATTTATTGCTGAAATAGTGCGTGGCTCTTTAGAAGGAATCGACTTAGGACAAAAAGAAGCAGGAGTATCTCTTGGTCTAACACCTTTTCAAACTTTATGGCATGTAGTTATTCCACCTGCTTTTAAATCAATGTTACCAGCTCTATTCAACCAATTTATTATTACAGTTAAGGATACGGCAATACTTTCTGTAATAGTAGTAAATGAAATAACAAAACAAATTCAAAATTATGCTGCAGTTACCTTTGATACCATACAAGCTTATAGTGCAGGTGCAGTATTCTATTTGGTGATAATCTCAATTCTCATTATTATTCAAAAACAAATTGAAAGAAGGGTTAAAGCATGA